GACGTGCCAGGGTCCGGAGAAGAACGACCCGAGCTCGCCCTTGGCGAACTTCGACTCGATCTCGCCCGGCTGCAGCGGGGTCGCCTGCGACAGCTTCTCGTCGTAGAAGCCCTTCTGGAACTCGAGCGCCTCGCGCCACTGCTCGGTGTCGAAGGTGTACTCGGTGGGGTTGGCCGGGTCGTTGACCATGTTGCCGCCGGCCTGCCAGACGAACGGGGCCAGCGTCTGCCAGGTGCCGGGGTCGGCCGGCTGCAGGTAGATGCCGTGCTTGGCCCCGCCCCTGTCCTGGAGCGCCTTGGCGAAGGTCTTCAGCTCGTCCCAGGTGGTGGGGGCCTGGACCCCGGCCTTGGCGGCCAGGTCCTTGCGGTAGTAGAGGACGCGGGTCTCGGTGTACCAGGGCACGCCGTAGGGGGTGCCGTCGACCACGACCGTGTTCCAGGGGCCCTCGAAGAAGTCGCCCGCCTGCAGCAGGTCGGCCGGGACCGGGTCGAGCCCGCCGCCGCCGGCGAACTCGCCCATCCAGGTGGTGCCGATGAGGCTGACGTCGGGGGTCTGGCGGCCGGCGATGGCGGTGGCGATCTTGTCGTGGGCGCCGTCCCAGGGCACGGCCGTCACCTTGACGGTGGCGTCGGGGTTCTCCTTCTGGAACTCGTCGGCCAGCTTGGGCAGCAGCTCGCCCTCGGTGCCCATGGCCCAGACGGTGATCTCACCGGTGGCCGGTCCCTCGGCGATCGCCGTGGACTGCTCGGCGGCGCCCTCGCCGCCGCCCTCGTCGCGGCCGCAGCCGGCCAGCGCCAGGGCGGCGACCAGCAGCATCGCCCCGATGGTCCTTCGAGCGGTCATCGCTCCTCCTTGTGGTGGTGCCCGCAGCTGTCGCGGACGATGAGGCGGGTCGGGAGCAGTTCCTTGACGGCGGCGGCGCGGCGGCCGGCGATGCGCTCGTCCAGCGCCCGGGCCGCCCAGGCGCCGAGCTGCCGCATGGGCTGGCCCACGGTGGTCAGGGCGGGGCGGGCGTGGCGGGCCGCCAGGATGTCGTCCCAGCCGGTCACGGCCACGTCGCCGGGGACCGACAGGCCGAGGTCCTCGGCGGCCAGCAGGGTGGCCAGGGCCCGCTCGTCGTTGCCGCAGACGATCGCGTCGGGCCGGTCGGGCGAGGCCAGCACGGCGGCGGCGGCCGTCCGGGCCGAGTCCTCGTCGGAGGCGCACAGGACGGGCTCGGCCGGCGGCAGGCCGTGACGGGCGAGCACGGCGCAGACCCCGGCCCAGCGTTCGGAGACGTCGAAGGAGTGGCCGGGGTCGCCAAGGAAGGCGAGCCGGCGGTGGCCGTGGGCGAGCAGGTGCTCGGCCAGCCGCTCCGCGCTGGCCGTGTTCTCGGTGGCCACGGCGTCGGCCCCCTCGACGTCGCGGCGGGCCAGCAGGACGACCGGGAGGCCGCCGGCCACGAACGAGCGGACCGTGTCCTCGCCAACGGTGGCGTCGAACAGGGCAAGGCCGTCGACCCGGGAGGTGAGCGCGCGGACGGTCGCCTCGGGGTCGGCCTGCTCGCGGGTGGAGAGGATCAGGACGCTGCGGCCCAGCCGGGAGGTGACCTCCTCGTAGCCGAGCACGACCTCGGCGAAGTAGGGGCCGGACAGGTCGGGGAAGACCACCCCGTTGGCGGCGTGGCGGCGCTCGGCCAGGGAGACGCCCAGGCGGCTGGGGACGAAGTCGAGCTCGTCGACGGCGTGCTCGACCCGCAGCCGGGTCTCGTCCTGCACCGGGGCCGACCGGCGCAGGACCCGCGAGACGGTGGCGATCGACACCCCGGCCAGGCGGGCGACGTCGTAGATGGTGGCGGGCATCCCGTAAGCGCTTTCAGCCGACGGTGGTTGTAAGCGGCTTCAGCGTGCCCGCCCGGGTCTGCGGGCAAACACCGGGATCTACCGGATGGGCTGGACCTCATAGCCGGCGCGCTCCAGGTCGGCGACGATCTCGCCGGAGTGGATGGCGTTGCGGGTCTCCAGCGTCAGGCGGATCTCGACCTTGTCCAGGTCCAGGTCGAGGCCGGAGCGGTGGTGCTCGACCGAGAGGACGTTGAGGCCGAGCCCGGCCACCTCGGCGGTGAGGGCGGCCAGGTTGCCGGGGGTGTCGTCGATCACCAGCCGCAGGGCCACGTAGCGGCCGGCCGCGGACAGGCCGTGGTCGATCACCTTGGTCAGCAGCAGCGGGTCGACGTTGCCGCCCGACAGCAGCGCCACCACCGGCCCCGTCCCGCCCACCCTGCCGGCCAACACCGCCGCCAGGGCGGTCGCCCCCGACGGCTCGACGACCGCCTTGGCCCGCTCCAGCAGCAGGAGCAGGGCCTGGCTGATCTCCTCCTCGCCGACCAGCACGACGTCGTCGACGTGGGCGCGCACGTGGGCCAGGGTGAGCGGCGACGGCGACTTGAGCGCGATCCCGTCGGCCATGGTGTGCAGCCGCTCCAGGCGGACACAGCGGCCGGCCTCCAGCGAGGCGGCCATGGACGGGGCGCCGGCCGCCTGGACGCCCACGACACGGACGCCGGGCCGGACCGCGGCCAGGGCGGCGGCGACCCCCGAGATCAGCCCGCCCCCGCCGATGGGCACGACCACCGTCTCGGCCTCGGGCGCCTCGGAGGCCAGCTCCAGCCCGATGGTCCCCTGGCCGGCGATGATCAGCGGGTCGTCGAAGGGGGGCACCAGCACCGCCCCCTCGGCGTCGCCGAGGGTGCGGGCGCTGGCGATGCAGTCGTCGACGGCGTGCCCGCTCATCCGGACGGTCGCCCCGTAGTTCCGGGTCGCCTCGACCTTGGGCAGGGGCGCGTTGACGGGCATGAAGATGGTCGCCGGATGGCCGGTGAGCTTGGCCGCCAGGGCCACCCCCTGGGCGTGGTTGCCGGCCGACCCGGCCACCACCGGGGTGCCAGGGGGCAGCCGCGAGATCCGGTTGTAGGCCCCGCGGATCTTGAACGAGCCGGTGCGCTGGCGGTGCTCGGGCTTGAGGATCACCGGCCGCCCGGCCAGGACGCTGAGGGTCTCGGAGCGGTCGACCGGGGTCTGGCGGATCACCCCGGTGACCCGTTCGGCGGCCGCGCGGATGTCGTCGATGGTGACCAGGGTCTGGTCGCCACCCGCCGGCGGGTGCTCAACTACACGCGTGCCCATTTCCGGATGACAATACCCCCAGTCGAGCAGTCGACGAGGAGGTCTCCATGGCCAAGTCCAAGGCATCCACCCCGCACGAGGCCATCGAGGCCGAGGAGTCGGCGACCACCAAGATGAAGAAGAAGCCGTACGAGGAGGAGCTGGCCCGCCTCCAGCTGGAGCTGATCAAGCTCCAGGAGTGGATCAAGCACGCGGGCCTCAAGGTGGTGGTGATCTTCGAGGGCCGGGACGCCGCCGGCAAGGGTGGAACGATCAAGCGGATCACCGAGAGCCTCAACCCCCGCATCTGCCGGGTGGTGGCCCTGGCCGCCCCGACCGAGCGCGAGCGCACCCAGTGGTACTTCCAGCGCTACGTCTCCCACCTGCCCGCCGCCGGCGAGATGGTCCTGTTCGACCGCAGCTGGTACAACCGGGCCGGGGTCGAGCGGGTGATGGGCTTCTGCACCGAGGACGAGTACCAGGAGTTCCTCCGGTCCTGCCCCGAGTTCGAGCGCATGCTGCTGCGCTCCGGGATCATCCTCGTCAAGTACTGGTTCTCGGTCTCCGACGCCGAGCAGGAGCGCCGGTTCCAGCGCCGCATCCAGGACCCGACCCGCCGCTGGAAGCTCAGCCCCATGGACCTCAAGTCCCGCGAGATGTGGGTCGAGTACTCCCGCGCCAAGGACAACATGTTCCACTACACCGACACCAAGCAGTCCCCCTGGTGGGTGGTGGTGGCCGACGACAAGCGCCGGGCCCGCCTCAACTGCATCAGCCACCTGCTCGAGCAGGTCCCCTACGGCGACCTGACCCCCGAGCCCATCAAGCTCCCACCCCGCCGCGACGACCACGGCTATGTCCGGCCCCCCATGAGCGACCAGACCTTCGTTCCCGACCGCTACGCCTGAGCGGCCGGTGGGTCAGGCGACCCGGACCTCCTGCTTGGCGCGGAGGAGGCCGTAGTGGATGCCGTCGGTGAGGGCTTCCCATGAGGCGGTGACGATGTCGTCGGAGACGCCGACGGTGGTCCATTCGGCGTCGGGGTCGGCGGAGGTGACCAGGACCCGGGTGACGGCGCGGGTGCCGGCGCGGCCGTCGAGGATGCGGACCTTGAAGTCGACCAGGCTGACGTCGGTGAGCTCGGGGTGGCGGGGGGCCAGGGCGCGGCGGAGGGCCTGGTCGAGGGCGTGGACGGGGCCGACGCCCTCGCCGACGGCGAGGACCCGCTCGCCGTCGACGAGCAGGCGGACGGTGGCCTCGGAGACGTCGGTGCCGTCCTCCTTGCGCTCGACCATGACCCGGTAGCCCTCCAGGGTGAAGGGGGGGTCGAAGGTGCCGGCCTCGCGGCGGACCAGCAGCTCGAAGGAGGCGTCGGCGACCTCGAAGGCGTAGCCGCGGTGCTCCAGCTCCTTGACCCGGTCAAGGACTCGGGCTCCGAGGGCCGGGTCGGCGTCCAGGTCGAGCCCGAGCTCGCCCGCCTTGGCGAGGACGTTGGAGCGGCCGGCCAGCTCCGACACCAGCACCCGGGCCTTGTTGCCGATCCGGTCCGGGTCGACATGACTGTACGCATCGGGGCGGCGGGCGATGGCCGAGGCGTGCAGCCCGGCCTTGGTGGCGAAGGCGGCCGCGCCGACGTACGGCTGGCGGTGGTCGGGCGGGAGGTTGGCCAGCTCGGCGATGGCGTGGGCGGTGGTGGTGAGGGCGGCCAGGCGGTCCTGGGGCAGCAGCTGGAGGCCCTGCTTGAGCTCGAGCCCGGCGACGATGGCGAACAGGTCGGCGTTGCCGCAGCGCTCGCCGTAGCCGTTGGCCGCGCCCTGGACGTGGCGGGCGCCGGCCTCCACCGCGACCAGGGAGTTGGCCACGGCGCAGGCCGAGTCGTCGTGGAAGTGGACCCCGACCCGGATCCCGGCCGGCAGGGCGGCGGTGACCTCGCGGACGACCCGGGCCACGGTGGTCGGGAGGCTGCCGCCGTTGGTGTCGCAGAGCACCACCGTGTCGGCCCCGGCGGCCGCGGCCGCCTGGACGACGGCCAGGGCGTAGGCGGGGTCGGCGGCGTAGCCGTCGAAGAAGTGCTCGGCGTCGAAGGTGGCCCGCCGGCCCGCGGCCGCCATGCGGGCGATCGAGTCGGCCACCATGGCCAGGTTCTCGTCCAGGGTGGTCCGCAGGGCCTCGGTGACGTGCAGGTCCCAGGACTTGCCGACCAGGGTGACGATCGGGGCCTTGCTGTCCAGGAGGGCGTTGAGGTTGGGGTCGTCGTCGACCCCGCGGCCGGGGCGGCGGGTGGCCCCGAAGGCGGCCAGGGTGGCGTGACGCCAGGGCAGCTCGGCGGCGCGGGCGAAGTACTCGGCGTCCTTGGGGTTGGACCCGGGCCAGCCGCCCTCGATGACGTCGACGCCGAGGTCGTCGAGCAGGCGGGTCACCCGCAGCTTGTCGGCCACGGTGAACTGGAGGCCGACCTGCTGCGAGCCGTCGCGGAGGGTGGTGTCGTAGGTCTCTACGTGGTCTGGTGCGGGCATGGTTGGCAAAAGGGGGGCTCCTGGCTTGGGACTACGCGACCGGTTCGACCCAGTCGCGGTAGCGCTCGTCGCGGCCCGTGGTGGCCGCCGTGAAGACCTCCTGGAGCCGGCGGGTAATCGGGCCCGGGTCGCCGAGGACCCGGTCGTCCACCTCCCGGATGGGCACGACCTCGGCGGCCGTGCCGGTGAAGAAGGCCTCGTCGGCCAGGTACAGGTCGGTGCGCACGAGGTCGGTCTGGCGGACCTCGATGCCCTCGCCCTCGGCGATCCTGATGATGCTGTCGCGGGTCAGCCCGGCCAGGCAGCCGGCGGCCAGGGGCGGGGTGTGGAGGACGCCGTCGCGGACGGCGAACACGTTCTCGCCCGACCCGTCGGTCACGTACCCGTTGGGGTTGAGCAGGATGCCCTCGTCGTAGCCGGCCTTGACCGCCTCGGCCTTGGCCAGCGAGGAGTTGATGTACTGGCCGGTCGCCTTGGCCGCGGGCGGGATGATGTTGGGGTCGAGCCGCCGCCAGGAGCTGATCTTGGCCCTGACCCCGGTCTCGGACGCCTCCTCGCCCAGGTAGGCCCCCCACGGCCAGCAGGCGATGACCATGCTGATCGGGGAGTTGAGCGGGTTGAGGCCGATCTCCCCGTAGCCGAGGAACACCAGCGGGCGGATGTAGCAGGCGGGCAGGTTGTTCATGGCCACCAGGTCCTTGGTGACCTTGACCGCCCCTTCGAGCGAGACCGGCGGCTCCATGTGGTAGATCTTGGCGCTCCGGTACAGGCGCTTCATGTGGTCGGTGAGCCGGAACACGGCCGGGCCGGCGTCGGTGGCGTAGGCGCGGATGCCCTCGAACACCCCCCAGCCGTAGTGGAGCGAGGGGGTGAGGACGTGGACCCGGGCGTCGTCCCAGTCCACGTACTCCCCGTCCATCCAGATCTTGCCTGTCGGTGTGATCGGCATCGTCGCCCTCCTTAGGTTGGGGACCCGCCGCCCGCGACGGCGGTGGCGATCCGGTCCCCGAGCGCCCGGGTCGAGTATCCCGCAGCCCCTGGCAGGGCCGCTACGGCCCCGGCCTCGACCGCGGCCGCGGCCTCCCGCTCCCCCAGGTGGTCCAGGAGCAGGGAGGCCGAGAGCACGGCGGCCACCGGGTTGGCCCGGCCGGTGCCGGCGATGTCGGGCGCCGACCCGTGCACGGGTTCGAACAAGGAGGGGGACGAGCCTGGGTTGAGATTCGCGCTGGCCGCGGTGCCGAGGCCGCCGGCGATGGCCGCGCCCAGGTCGGTGAGGATGTCGCCGAACAGGTTGTCGGTGACGATCACGTCGAAGCGTCCCGGGTCGTTGACCAGGTACAGGCAGGCGGCGTCGGCGTGGGCGTAGTCGAGGGCGACCCCGGCCTCGACGGCCACCGCCCGGGCCGCCCGCTGCCAGAGGTCGCCGGCGTGGACGAGCACGTTGGTCTTGTGGACGAGGGTGAGCCGGCCGGCCCGCTGGCGGGCCTT
The Actinomycetota bacterium DNA segment above includes these coding regions:
- a CDS encoding extracellular solute-binding protein, with protein sequence MTARRTIGAMLLVAALALAGCGRDEGGGEGAAEQSTAIAEGPATGEITVWAMGTEGELLPKLADEFQKENPDATVKVTAVPWDGAHDKIATAIAGRQTPDVSLIGTTWMGEFAGGGGLDPVPADLLQAGDFFEGPWNTVVVDGTPYGVPWYTETRVLYYRKDLAAKAGVQAPTTWDELKTFAKALQDRGGAKHGIYLQPADPGTWQTLAPFVWQAGGNMVNDPANPTEYTFDTEQWREALEFQKGFYDEKLSQATPLQPGEIESKFAKGELGSFFSGPWHVGLVKDQGVTDDQLGLAVMPKDQTGTSFVGGGNLAVFKDAKNRDGAWKSSG
- a CDS encoding LacI family DNA-binding transcriptional regulator; its protein translation is MPATIYDVARLAGVSIATVSRVLRRSAPVQDETRLRVEHAVDELDFVPSRLGVSLAERRHAANGVVFPDLSGPYFAEVVLGYEEVTSRLGRSVLILSTREQADPEATVRALTSRVDGLALFDATVGEDTVRSFVAGGLPVVLLARRDVEGADAVATENTASAERLAEHLLAHGHRRLAFLGDPGHSFDVSERWAGVCAVLARHGLPPAEPVLCASDEDSARTAAAAVLASPDRPDAIVCGNDERALATLLAAEDLGLSVPGDVAVTGWDDILAARHARPALTTVGQPMRQLGAWAARALDERIAGRRAAAVKELLPTRLIVRDSCGHHHKEER
- the ilvA gene encoding threonine ammonia-lyase; this translates as MGTRVVEHPPAGGDQTLVTIDDIRAAAERVTGVIRQTPVDRSETLSVLAGRPVILKPEHRQRTGSFKIRGAYNRISRLPPGTPVVAGSAGNHAQGVALAAKLTGHPATIFMPVNAPLPKVEATRNYGATVRMSGHAVDDCIASARTLGDAEGAVLVPPFDDPLIIAGQGTIGLELASEAPEAETVVVPIGGGGLISGVAAALAAVRPGVRVVGVQAAGAPSMAASLEAGRCVRLERLHTMADGIALKSPSPLTLAHVRAHVDDVVLVGEEEISQALLLLLERAKAVVEPSGATALAAVLAGRVGGTGPVVALLSGGNVDPLLLTKVIDHGLSAAGRYVALRLVIDDTPGNLAALTAEVAGLGLNVLSVEHHRSGLDLDLDKVEIRLTLETRNAIHSGEIVADLERAGYEVQPIR
- the ppk2 gene encoding polyphosphate kinase 2 → MKKKPYEEELARLQLELIKLQEWIKHAGLKVVVIFEGRDAAGKGGTIKRITESLNPRICRVVALAAPTERERTQWYFQRYVSHLPAAGEMVLFDRSWYNRAGVERVMGFCTEDEYQEFLRSCPEFERMLLRSGIILVKYWFSVSDAEQERRFQRRIQDPTRRWKLSPMDLKSREMWVEYSRAKDNMFHYTDTKQSPWWVVVADDKRRARLNCISHLLEQVPYGDLTPEPIKLPPRRDDHGYVRPPMSDQTFVPDRYA
- the cimA gene encoding citramalate synthase, whose product is MPAPDHVETYDTTLRDGSQQVGLQFTVADKLRVTRLLDDLGVDVIEGGWPGSNPKDAEYFARAAELPWRHATLAAFGATRRPGRGVDDDPNLNALLDSKAPIVTLVGKSWDLHVTEALRTTLDENLAMVADSIARMAAAGRRATFDAEHFFDGYAADPAYALAVVQAAAAAGADTVVLCDTNGGSLPTTVARVVREVTAALPAGIRVGVHFHDDSACAVANSLVAVEAGARHVQGAANGYGERCGNADLFAIVAGLELKQGLQLLPQDRLAALTTTAHAIAELANLPPDHRQPYVGAAAFATKAGLHASAIARRPDAYSHVDPDRIGNKARVLVSELAGRSNVLAKAGELGLDLDADPALGARVLDRVKELEHRGYAFEVADASFELLVRREAGTFDPPFTLEGYRVMVERKEDGTDVSEATVRLLVDGERVLAVGEGVGPVHALDQALRRALAPRHPELTDVSLVDFKVRILDGRAGTRAVTRVLVTSADPDAEWTTVGVSDDIVTASWEALTDGIHYGLLRAKQEVRVA
- a CDS encoding branched-chain amino acid transaminase; protein product: MPITPTGKIWMDGEYVDWDDARVHVLTPSLHYGWGVFEGIRAYATDAGPAVFRLTDHMKRLYRSAKIYHMEPPVSLEGAVKVTKDLVAMNNLPACYIRPLVFLGYGEIGLNPLNSPISMVIACWPWGAYLGEEASETGVRAKISSWRRLDPNIIPPAAKATGQYINSSLAKAEAVKAGYDEGILLNPNGYVTDGSGENVFAVRDGVLHTPPLAAGCLAGLTRDSIIRIAEGEGIEVRQTDLVRTDLYLADEAFFTGTAAEVVPIREVDDRVLGDPGPITRRLQEVFTAATTGRDERYRDWVEPVA
- a CDS encoding 3-isopropylmalate dehydrogenase encodes the protein MPTRRAYRIAVLAGDGIGPEVVAEARKATEAAGARFGFGLDWVDYDLGADRWRRTGEALPDAVLEELRAVDAILLGAVGRPDVPPGVLERGLLLRLRFELDLYVNLRPVRLYPGVSSPLADVKPDDIDLLVVRENTEGVYVGAGGTVHRGGPAEAATETSIETRAGVERVLRYAASKARQRAGRLTLVHKTNVLVHAGDLWQRAARAVAVEAGVALDYAHADAACLYLVNDPGRFDVIVTDNLFGDILTDLGAAIAGGLGTAASANLNPGSSPSLFEPVHGSAPDIAGTGRANPVAAVLSASLLLDHLGEREAAAAVEAGAVAALPGAAGYSTRALGDRIATAVAGGGSPT